The Polluticoccus soli sequence CTTGTCATACGTAAGCCTGCTACTGAAGATGCGGTTCACATCGGTAGTATCGTCACAAAGCACGGTACCGTCGGGCTGCTGCAACACACGGTTGAATACACCCGTACGGTAAGCTTGAGCAGCTGATACACTACGGAAGTGCTCTACGTACAGTTGTTCACAATAAGCTGCGAAGCCTTCGCTCAGCCAGATATCGGCCCAACTGTTGTAGGTAACACTGTTGCCCCACCACTGATGGCCCAGCTCGTGCGCAATGAGTGTTGTAGCCAGGCTACCACCCAATGTTGTCATCGTCTGATGCTCCATACCGCCAGGCAAAGGCTCAGCAACGCAGTGACCATACTTCTCCTTGTCAAACGGGTAGCGGCCGAAGATCTTGGAGAAGTGATCGACGATGAGACCTGTGGTATCAAAGTTGGCTTTGCGCGATGGCGTCATGAAAGTCAGCGAATCGTACACATAGTTCTGTATCAGCATTGAGTCACCACTACCATCGGTATAATGCATGTAGTACGAGTAGTCAGAATACGGCGCCACAACCACTGCGATCAGGTAGTAGTCGATTGGGTACCTGGTTTTCCATTCGTATCGCTCCTTATTGCCCGGAAGCGGAGTGACATTCTTTAGCAACCCATTGCTGCCCGCTTTTAATGTGTCATCAACGGTTACCCAGATATCGGCTGAGTCTATTTTATCAGTGATGTCTTGCTTTGACGGCCACCATTCCTTAGCAGTGTACGGGTCACTGAAGGTGTACATTAGTTTGGTACCTGAAGGTGCCGCAACTGCGTTCAAACCCTTATCGAAGAACCCAGAACCAGAAGGTGGCTGACCATGATAAAACACCTGAGCCGTGAATATTGCATTTTGTGAGAGAGGCGATGGTAAAGTAAACCTTCTCACTGAACCATTGGTCTGTATACTACCAACGGGGTGAAGTTGACTATTAAACTTAAATGAATCAATGGTAAGTGTGGGATCCAGCTCAAAGGCGTACACCGACATAGTAGATGCAACAACCTTTGCGGTTGTGATCACATTACCTGCAATTGCTGTTGTAGTATTGCTCAGGCTGATGTCGAAGCCTACATGCTGTACATCATACCATGCCTCTTCGGGTGCTGCCAGCGTTGTCTTTGCCATCGGCAGGTTCTTGCCCGCGCGTGAGCAGAGATGCTCAGCTTTATCAAAAGCCTGAGCAGACAAAACAGAACAGGCAGTAGCCAGTAAAAACAGGATCCTCATTGGTTGAGCTTGTTCTACAAATTTAATGATAATTCACGGGGCATAAAAAAGCCCCTTTTCAGGGGCAATAAGAATGAAAGTGCGGTGACAAATTATACAGCTATCTCGTAGTTCTCAACCAGCTGCCGGTGCTCAGAGCTCACGATCTGCAGCGCCATACTTTTTATAGAGGGGAAAAGCATGTCGTATACGCTCTTGCGGCTCACCGGCACATCTGTTTCCTGCATGCCTAGTATGTATATTACAGATTCTGGTATTTCGAGTACCTCACAAACTTTTTTAATGGTCCTGTTGCTTGGTCTTTTAATTCCGTTTTCGATCTGGGAAAGCGAAGTCTGGGAGATATTACATTTTTCCGCCAACTCGTACTGCGTAATGCCTAATTGTCTTCTGATAGACCTGATTGCAATGCCAATGTTCATAGTTTCTTACTTTTAATGTTGTTTTCGTCGGGGTAACTAATTCAGATCTGCCTTAATAGACGAGCCGATAGTTGAAACGGTTGGTAAAAAAAGGGGTGAAAAAAGTTAAAAACTCTTAAGCACTGTCACAGAAAAATCATGTAATTCAAGTAGTTAGATCAATAATAAGCAGTAATGAAGCAGAATTTTACGAAACGAATATCTTTTGAGGGAAAAATTGTACTTGCGGTTATAATTCCGGAACACCGCCAGGACGGGATGTATTATGAGGTGAACGTTAAGAATTACCCACGCTTTTACGTGACCATGTCTTCCTTGGGCAGATACGATATAGTTTCTGAACCTGGGCTCAAAATTCCTTACGAACTGATCCTGGCTGTCAGCGATGCGATAGAAGAACACGGCAAAAAATAAATGCCCAAAAAAGAAAGAACCGCTCGTATGAGCGGTTCTTATCAAAAATCAATTCAAAATATTACGCAGTTGCTTCCATATACGATTCAACTGGTTCGCAGGTACATACCAGGTTGCGGTCACCATACGTATTATTAACGCGGGCAACGCTAGGCCAGAATTTGTTTGCCTTAACCCATTCCAGCGGGAAGGCAGCTTGCGTACGCGTGTATTTATGGTTCCACTCTTCCGTGATGATGGCAAACTGAGTGTGTGGGGCCATTTTCATTACGTTGTCTTGCCTGTCAGCGCGCCCCTCTTCAATAGCGCGGATCTCTTCACGGATGCTTAGCAGCGCGTCGCAGAAACGATCAAGTTCTGCTTTGTCCTCGCTTTCAGTAGGCTCGATCATGATCGTACCCGGTACAGGGAAGCTCATGGTAGGTGCGTGGAAACCATAATCCATCAAACGCTTAGCCACGTCTTCAGCTTCGATCTCTGCAGTCTTTTTGAATGGGCGAAGATCAACGATGAATTCGTGAGCGCAAGTACCACCGCTACCAGTGTAAAGAATGTCAAAATCATTCTTCAGCCTTGCACGCATGTAGTTAGCATTAAGAATAGCATTCTCAGTAGCAAGGCGAACACCATCAGGGCCCAGCATGCGGATGTATGCATAAGAGATCAGCAGGATGCTCGCAGAACCATAAGGAGCTGCAGATACTGCATTCGCCTGATCACCGTTAGTTTCGCTAACGTGCGATGGCAGGAATGGAGCCAGGTGTTTCTTTACACAGATGGGGCCCATGCCAGGACCGCCACCGCCGTGAGGAATAGCGAATGTCTTGTGCAAGTTCAGGTGACAAACGTCAGCGCCGATGAGGCCCGGAGCAGTCAATCCCACTTGGGCGTTCATGTTAGCCCCGTCCATATAAACCTGGCCGCCGTGCTGGTGAACGATATTGGTGATGTCTTTAATTGTTTCTTCGTAAACGCCGTAGGTAGAAGGATAAGTCACCATGATACCTGCGAGATTGGCAGCATGTTGTTCTGCTTTTGCTTTCAGGTCGGCGATATCGATATAACCATTCTCCAATGCTTTTACCACTACCACTTTGTAACCAACCATTACAGCGGATGCTGGGTTGGTACCGTGTGCAGAGATCGGTATCAGCATCACGTTACGGTGTGCCTCGTTACGGCTTTCATGGTATCCACGGATTGCCAGCAAACCAGCGTATTCGCCTTGCGCACCACTGTTAGGTTGCAGGCTGCAGGCATCGAATGCTGTGATCTCGCAGAGGTATTGAGAAAGCTCTTTTACTACTTGCAAATAACCACCTGCCTGGTCTTTAGGAACGAATGGGTGCATTTTGCTCCAGTGTGCCCAACTCAGTGGCATCATCTCGCTAGCCGCGTTCAGCTTCATTGTGCACGAGCCGAGGGAGATCATGCTGGTATTCAGACTAAGATCTTTGTTTTCCAGCATTTTTATGTAGCGCATCATTTGCGTTTCGCTGTGATGGCTATTGAATACCTGCTGCTCCAGGAAACGTGATGTACGTGTCAGCGCAGTGCCAATGTTGCTCAGCACCTGGTTGTCCTGTATGCTCAGTACTACAGGTTCATTATTATCTGCAAATACGTTGATGATATCAGCAATGTCAGATATAGTAGTTGTCTCATCAAGAGCGATACCGATCAGTGAGTTGTCTTCGAAGTATCTGAAGTTGATCTGAGATGCCTCTGCTTTCACTTTGATCGCTACAGCATCTTTTACCTTTACAACTATAGTGTCGAAGAATGAATCAGACACCAGTGAGTAACCATGCTCCGCCAGCTTTTCAGACAATGTTTGCGCCAGCAATGCAACACGTTTACCAATGTTCTTCAATCCATCAGGACCATGGAATACTGCATACATTGCTGCCATGTTGGCCAGCAGTGCTTGTGCAGTACAGATATTTGAAGTTGCTTTTTCGCGTTTGATGTGTTGCTCACGTGTTTGCAGCGCCATACGCAGTGCGCGGTTCCCATTAGCATCTATGCTGATACCAATAATACGACCAGGAATGCTGCGTTTGAAATCATCTTTAGTTGCAAGGAACGCAGCGTGCGGACCACCATAACCCAGAGGTACACCAAAACGTTGCGCAGAACCAAAGGCAACATCAGCACCCAGTTCGCCTGGAGGTGTCAGCAGGGTAAGCGCCAGAAGATCTGTTGCCATAGCAACGTATGCACCTACTGCATGTACTTTCTCAATAAAGCCGCGGTAATCTTCTACTGAACCTTTGTCATTAGGATATTGTACTACAGCACCGAAGTACGTATCATCGATGGTTGCAGTTTTATAATCACCATAAACTACTTCGATACCCAGTGGTGTTGCGCGGGTTACGATAACATCTTTAGTTTGCGGGAATACTTCTTCATCTACAAAGAACTTCGGACGGCTCAGATGATCGTGGTCTTTGTTGAGTGCGCTAAAGAACATAGCCATTGCTTCAGCAGCAGCAGTCGCTTCATCCAGCAATGATGCGTTAGCTATTGGCAGAGCAGTAAGATCACTTACCATTGTTTGGAAGTTCAACAGGCTTTCCA is a genomic window containing:
- a CDS encoding M1 family aminopeptidase — translated: MRILFLLATACSVLSAQAFDKAEHLCSRAGKNLPMAKTTLAAPEEAWYDVQHVGFDISLSNTTTAIAGNVITTAKVVASTMSVYAFELDPTLTIDSFKFNSQLHPVGSIQTNGSVRRFTLPSPLSQNAIFTAQVFYHGQPPSGSGFFDKGLNAVAAPSGTKLMYTFSDPYTAKEWWPSKQDITDKIDSADIWVTVDDTLKAGSNGLLKNVTPLPGNKERYEWKTRYPIDYYLIAVVVAPYSDYSYYMHYTDGSGDSMLIQNYVYDSLTFMTPSRKANFDTTGLIVDHFSKIFGRYPFDKEKYGHCVAEPLPGGMEHQTMTTLGGSLATTLIAHELGHQWWGNSVTYNSWADIWLSEGFAAYCEQLYVEHFRSVSAAQAYRTGVFNRVLQQPDGTVLCDDTTDVNRIFSSRLTYDKGASVAHMLRYMAPTDELYFDVLREYQQQFKHGLAKTQDLQSIAELKYGKDLDTFFNQWIYKEGYPIYSAKWDQVGNTVYVVVEQATSKPSSVSVFAMPLELKLKSADGDMTVTVYNNSPWQGYQIPWTKTMNGLEIDPDNHIVNKTGIIKKDPTAGIVTLLPEASQIYPNPAIDQWLVERIPVGSNLELRSVDGRIVWNGIAVTNQQNIPAAHLASGMYMLTISKGNMSKNYKLVK
- a CDS encoding helix-turn-helix domain-containing protein, encoding MNIGIAIRSIRRQLGITQYELAEKCNISQTSLSQIENGIKRPSNRTIKKVCEVLEIPESVIYILGMQETDVPVSRKSVYDMLFPSIKSMALQIVSSEHRQLVENYEIAV
- the gcvP gene encoding aminomethyl-transferring glycine dehydrogenase translates to MNLFSLQSEEFIHRHIGPDEQQTEQMLQTIGVSDMEELISRTVPAAIRMDHRLELPEAISEAEYLKLIKDISLKNKVYKNYIGQGYYDMHTPSVILRNIFENPGWYTQYTPYQAEISQGRLESLLNFQTMVSDLTALPIANASLLDEATAAAEAMAMFFSALNKDHDHLSRPKFFVDEEVFPQTKDVIVTRATPLGIEVVYGDYKTATIDDTYFGAVVQYPNDKGSVEDYRGFIEKVHAVGAYVAMATDLLALTLLTPPGELGADVAFGSAQRFGVPLGYGGPHAAFLATKDDFKRSIPGRIIGISIDANGNRALRMALQTREQHIKREKATSNICTAQALLANMAAMYAVFHGPDGLKNIGKRVALLAQTLSEKLAEHGYSLVSDSFFDTIVVKVKDAVAIKVKAEASQINFRYFEDNSLIGIALDETTTISDIADIINVFADNNEPVVLSIQDNQVLSNIGTALTRTSRFLEQQVFNSHHSETQMMRYIKMLENKDLSLNTSMISLGSCTMKLNAASEMMPLSWAHWSKMHPFVPKDQAGGYLQVVKELSQYLCEITAFDACSLQPNSGAQGEYAGLLAIRGYHESRNEAHRNVMLIPISAHGTNPASAVMVGYKVVVVKALENGYIDIADLKAKAEQHAANLAGIMVTYPSTYGVYEETIKDITNIVHQHGGQVYMDGANMNAQVGLTAPGLIGADVCHLNLHKTFAIPHGGGGPGMGPICVKKHLAPFLPSHVSETNGDQANAVSAAPYGSASILLISYAYIRMLGPDGVRLATENAILNANYMRARLKNDFDILYTGSGGTCAHEFIVDLRPFKKTAEIEAEDVAKRLMDYGFHAPTMSFPVPGTIMIEPTESEDKAELDRFCDALLSIREEIRAIEEGRADRQDNVMKMAPHTQFAIITEEWNHKYTRTQAAFPLEWVKANKFWPSVARVNNTYGDRNLVCTCEPVESYMEATA